The DNA region AGGTCGTTGTCGCTGGCCAGCTCGCCCACCGCCTGCTCGGCGGCGACTCGCAGCTTGTTGAGCACCTCGCGCGGCAGCGGCTCGACCTTCACGCCGTGGGTGGTGATCAGCGTGTCCAGCGCCTGCGCGTTGCGCGAATCGAACGCGGCCAGCATCTGCTCCATCAGCGAGCTGCAGGCGCTGGCGATGACGCTGCTGGTGTTGGCGGGCAGTGCTTCCAGTGCCTGGGCATTCACCAGGCACTCCAGGGTTTCGCCGGGGGCCTGCCAGCCCGGGTAATGGTAGAACTTGGCCGCCTGATACAGGCCGGCCTGCAGATCGTGGTAAGGCGCCATCCAGACCACGGCATCGAGCCGGCCGGCTGCCAGGGCGTCGTGTGCATCCGCCAACGGCATGTCCACCGGATGGGCACCGGCCTGCTTCATGGCCTGGGCACCCAGGCCGTCGATGCGGATCCTGAGACCCTTCAGGTCGCCGGCCTTCTTGAGCGGTTTGCGGAACCAACCCGCCATCTGCAGCCCGGTGTTACCCGCCGGGTAAGGCACGATGCCGTACTTCTTGTAGGCCTGCTGCCACAGGGAAAGACCGTTGCCTTCGTACAGCCAGCCGTTGATCTCGCGTGGCGCAAGGCCGAAGGGGATGCTGGAAAACAACTCGAAAGCCGGGTCTTTCTCGTGCCACAGGCTGCCCATGCCATAACCGAGCTGCGCCTTGCCGGCGGCCACCTGGTCGAAAACATCGGCGGGATTCTGCGTCTGCGCCACCTGGACCTGCACCCGTCCGCCGGACAGTTCGGTGATGAGTTTGCCGAGCGTGTGGGCGCTTTCCCCCAGCAGGGGAAAATCGTCCGGCCAGGCGGAAAGCAGGGTCCACTCCTGCGGGGCCTCTGCGGTGGGCGCGACGGCGCCTGCGGCGGCCTTTTGCGCTTCCTGCTCTTTTTTCTGACATCCCGTCAGCAGTCCGCCCGCGGCGAGGGCACCCAGGCCCGCGCGGGACAGGAATTCACGCCGCTTCATCGCACATCCTCTTGTTGGGGTTTGCTGTTCAAAGTGTCTGAAGATTAGCGTATTCCAGCACCAACCATTTATCGCCGGCCTCCGTGAAGCCGACCTGCACCCGCGCATGGCGGCCGGCGCCCTCGTAGCCGAGCACCACCCCTTCGCCGAATTTGGGATGCCGCACGCGCTGTCCGAGCTGGAAGCCGGTTTCGTTGGTGGCGCCGCGCTTCATGCCCGTCGCGGGCCCGGCCGCCGCCGGTGCGCTCGGATAAGGACGCACGGTCACGCGCGGGCGAATATCCCGCAGCAGTTCATCGGGGATTTCGCCGATGAACTTGGAGGCCAGGTTGTAGTTTTCACGCCCGTGCAGGCGGCGCACCTCGGCCCAGCTCAGCACCAGCTTTTCGCGTGCCCGGGTGACGCCTACGTAGCACAGGCGGCGCTCCTCCTCCAGGCGTCCGGTTTCCTCCACCGCACTCATGTGGGGGAACAGGCCTTCCTCCAGGCCGCAGATGAACACCAGCGGAAATTCCAGCCCCTTGGCGGAATGCAGGGTCATCATCTGCACGCAGTCGTCCCAGGCGGCACCCTGCCCCTCGCCCGCCTCGAGGCTCGCGTGAGCGAGAAAACCGGCCAGCGGTTCCATTTCCGTTTCCATCTCGTCCGGACGAAAGCCCTGGGCGGCCGACACGAGTTCGTCCAGGTTTTCCACGCGCGCCTGGGCCTTTTCACCCTTTTCCTTCTGGAAATGCGCCCGCAGGGTGGAAACCTCGATCACCTGATCCACCTGCTCGGCCAGGGTGACCGCCTCGCCGCGCACGCTGTCCAGGTCGCCGATTATTTGCACCAGGCCACGCAGGGCGTTTTCGGTCCGGGTCGGCAGCCCGTCGTGTTCCAGCAGTTCGTGGATGGCCTGCCACAGGCTTTGCTGTTTCTCCCGGGCACGCTCGCGCACCAGCGCCACGGTGCGGTCGCCAATGCCACGCGGCGGCTGGTTGATGACCCGCTCCAGCGAGGTATCGTCGTCCGGATTCATGGCCAGGCGCAGATAGGCCAGGGCGTCCTTGATCTCGGCGCGTTCGAAAAAGCGCTGGCCGCCATAGACGCGGTAGGGAATGTTGCGCTGGTTGAAGGTGGATTCGAACACGCGCGACTGGGCATTGGAACGGTACAGGATGGCAACCTCGTCGCGACGACGCCCGCTGTCGACCCATTCTTCGATGCGCGCGGCGACGAAATCCGCCTCGTCGATCTCGTTGTAGGCGGTGTACAGATCGATCGGGTCGCCCTGGTTGCCGGCGGTCCACAGCTGCTTGCCCAGTCGCCCGGCGTTGTGTTCGATCAGCCCGTTCGCCGCCTGCAGGATGGTGCCGGTGGAGCGGTAGTTCTGCTCCAGGCGCAGGGTGATCGCCTGCGGGAAATCGCGGGTGAAAAACTGGATGTTCTCGATACGCGCGCCGCGCCAGCCGTAGATCGACTGGTCGTCGTCGCCGACCGCGAACACCGGCGTGTGCTCGCCGGCCAGCAGCCGCAGCCAGGCGTACTGCAGGGTGTTGGTGTCCTGAAACTCGTCCACCAGCAGATGACGAAACCGGCTGCGGTAGTGCTCCAGCAGGGCGGCATTGTCGCGCAGCAGTTCCAGCGAGCGCAGCAGCAGCTCGGCGAAATCCACCACGCCGGCGCGCGTGCAGGCCGCCTCGTAGGCGGTGTAAACGCGGATCAGCTGGCGCGCGGTCACGTCGCCGGTGTCCTGCATGTGCTGCGGGCGTACGCCTTCGTCCTTGCGCGCGTTGATGTACCAGACCGCCTGCTTGGGCGGCCAGCGCGACTCGTCCAGGTCCAGCTCGCGCATCACCCGCTTCACCAGGCGCAGCTGGTCCTCGGCATCCAGGATCTGGAACCCTTCGGGCAGGTGCGCGTCGCGCCAGTGGGTGCGCAGCAGGCGATGGGCCAGGCCGTGGAAGGTGCCCACCCACATGCCGCGCGCGGGAATTTGCAGCAGCGACTCGATCCGTGCTCGCATTTCGTTGGCGGCCTTGTTGGTGAAGGTCACCGCCAGGATCGAGTGCGGCGAGAGACCCTCGACCTGGATCAGCCAGGCGATCCGCTGGGTGAGTACGCGCGTCTTGCCGCTGCCCGCGCCGGCCAGCACCAGCAGGGGACCGGGCGGGGCGGTGACGGCTTCGCGCTGTGCGTCGTTGAGTCCTTCGAGGAAGGTGGGAAGCAGCTCCATGGCGCGCATTCTAGCGGTTGGCCGCCCGACAGTCCCGTTTCATCACTCCTTAGCGGTTTATTTAGTGCTATGCTGAGACACAGTCCGGTCATTCATTCTAAATGGCCATGAACAGGAATTTGACTCACATTCAGGGATTCCGCATTTCGCGCCGATGAGCGACAACGCGCAGTCCATGCAGGGCCTCTGGGCCACCTCATTTTTCGATGGCGGCAACGCCAGCTACATCGACGAACTCTACGAGCGCTACCTGGAAAATCCGGAACAGGTTCCGGAAAAGTGGCGCGCCTGGTTCGACACCCTGCCCAAGGTCGACGGCATCGAGGCCGACACCCCGCACTCCAAGATCCGGCAGCGTTTTGTCGAACTGACCCGCACGCCGGCTGCGACCGTCCCCGGCCGCAAACGCAGCGACCTCGACCATGAACTCAAGCAGGTTCGCGTGCTGCAGCTCATCAACGCCTGGCGCTTTCTCGGCCACCGCGCCGCTGACATCGACCCCCTCGAACTCGTCCCGCGCACTCCGCCGCCCGAACTGAACCTGGCCGAATACGAGCTCTCGGAGGCCGACCTCGATACCGTCTTCAACACCGGCTCCTTGGCGGGACCCGATCAGGCCACCCTGCGCGAGATCCAGACCATCCTGCGCGAAACCTACGGCGGCCACCTCGGCACCGAATACATGCACATCGCCGAGACGGAAGAAAAACGCTGGATCCAGGACCGTCTCGAGGGTTCCCGCAGCCACGCCGAGCTCGACGACGACACCCGACTCAATCTCCTGGAACGCCTCACTGCCGCCGAAGGCCTGGAGCATTACCTGCACACCCGCTACGTGGGGCAGAAGCGGTTTTCGCTGGAGGGCTCGGAAAGTCTGATCCCGCTGCTGGAGGAACTGGTACAGCGTTCGGGTAGCCAGGGCGTAAAGGAACTCGTGATCGGCATGGCCCACCGCGGCCGCCTCAACGTGCTGGTCAACGTACTCGGCAAGAATCCCGGCGACCTGTTCGCCGAATTCGAAGGCAAGAATAACGACAACTCGCACACCGGCGACGTGAAGTACCACATGGGGTTTTCCTCCGACGTGGAAACCCCCGGCGGGCCGCTGCACCTAGTGCTCGCCTTCAATCCCTCGCATCTTGAGATCGTCGGCCCCGTGGTCGAGGGCTCGGTGCGTGCCCGCCAGGAACGGCGCGGCGACCGCCAGGGCGATCAGGTGCTGCCCGTGGTGATCCACGGCGATGCCGCGCTCGCCGGTCAGGGCGTGGTGATGGAAACCCTCAACATGTCGCAGACGCGCGGGTTTTCCACCAAGGGCACGGTGCACATCGTCATCAACAACCAGATCGGCTTTACCACCAGCGTGACCAAGGACGCCCGTTCCACCTTCTACTGCACCGACATCGCCAAGATGGTCGGTGCGCCGATCTTTCACGTCAACGGCGACGATCCCGAGGCGGTGCTGTTCGTCACCCGGCTGGCGCTCGACTACCGGATGATCTTCAACAAGGACGTGTTCATCGACCTGGTGTGCTATCGCCGACACGGCCATAACGAGGCCGACGAGCCGCTGGCCACCCAGCCGGTGATGTACTCGCGCATTCAGGAACTGCCGACCACGCGCGAGCGCTACAGCGAGACCCTCAGCCAGGCCGGCCTGGTCGACGCCGCAGAAGCCGACGAACTCGCCGACCGTGTCCGCGAGCGGCTGGAAGCCGCCGAGTGCATGGCACCGCACGTCTACGACGCCACCGGCCAGTCACGCGAGTACATGGCCAACTGGCAGCGCTACGCAGGACACGACTGGGACGCGCCGGCCGATACCGCCATCTCGCTCGACCGCCTGCATTTTCTCGCCGAGCGCATGCTGGCCGTACCCGAGGACTTCGAGATCAATCCCCGTGTCGCCAAGCTGCTGGGCGATCGGCACCGCATGGCTGCCGGCGAACTGCCGGCGGACTGGGGGTTTGCCGAAACGCTGGCCTACGCCTCCTTGGCGACCCAGGGCTACAACGTACGCCTTTCCGGGCAGGACAGCGGGCGCGGCACCTTTTTTCACCGCCAGGCGGTGCTTCACCACCAGGGACACCGCGAGGCCTATATTCCCCTGCGCCACCTGTCGGAAAAGCAGGGCAATTTCCTGATCATCGACTCGCTGCTCTCCGAAGAAGCCGTACTCGCCTTCGAATACGGTTTCGCGACAGCCGATCCGGAAACCCTGGTGATCTGGGAGGCGCAGTTCGGGGATTTCGCCAACGGCGCGCAGGTCGTCATCGACCAGTTCATCTCCTCCGGCGAGCAGAAGTGGAACCGGCTGTGCGGCCTGACCCTGTTCCTGCCCCATGGTTACGAAGGCCAGGGGCCGGAACATTCTTCCGGCCGTCTGGAACGCTACCTGCAACTCTGCGCCCAGCAAAACATGCAGGTCTGCGTGCCCACCACGCCCGCGCAGATGTTCCATCTGCTGCGCCGGCAGATCATTCGCCCCTACCGCAAGCCCCTGATCGTGATGACGCCCAAGAGCCTGCTGCGCCACAAGCTGGCCACCAACACGCTCGAGGACTTCACGCACAGCCAATTCCAGCCGGTGATCGACGACATCGACCCGCTGGAGCCCGAAGCCGTCGATCGCATCCTGCTCTGCACCGGCAAGATCTACTACGATCTGCTGGAACGCCGCCGTGCCGATAAGCGCGCGGACGTCGCCATTATGCGTGTGGAGCAGCTTTACCCGTTCCCCAGGGAGCTGCTCGAAGCCGTGGTCGCGCGCTACCCCAATGTGCGGCGTTTTATCTGGGTCCAGGAAGAACCGCTCAACCAGGGTGCCTGGTACGCCACCCAGCACCAGATGCGCGGCCTGCTCAAATCGGGACAATATCTC from Gammaproteobacteria bacterium includes:
- a CDS encoding ABC transporter substrate-binding protein; its protein translation is MKRREFLSRAGLGALAAGGLLTGCQKKEQEAQKAAAGAVAPTAEAPQEWTLLSAWPDDFPLLGESAHTLGKLITELSGGRVQVQVAQTQNPADVFDQVAAGKAQLGYGMGSLWHEKDPAFELFSSIPFGLAPREINGWLYEGNGLSLWQQAYKKYGIVPYPAGNTGLQMAGWFRKPLKKAGDLKGLRIRIDGLGAQAMKQAGAHPVDMPLADAHDALAAGRLDAVVWMAPYHDLQAGLYQAAKFYHYPGWQAPGETLECLVNAQALEALPANTSSVIASACSSLMEQMLAAFDSRNAQALDTLITTHGVKVEPLPREVLNKLRVAAEQAVGELASDNDL
- the uvrD gene encoding DNA helicase II codes for the protein MELLPTFLEGLNDAQREAVTAPPGPLLVLAGAGSGKTRVLTQRIAWLIQVEGLSPHSILAVTFTNKAANEMRARIESLLQIPARGMWVGTFHGLAHRLLRTHWRDAHLPEGFQILDAEDQLRLVKRVMRELDLDESRWPPKQAVWYINARKDEGVRPQHMQDTGDVTARQLIRVYTAYEAACTRAGVVDFAELLLRSLELLRDNAALLEHYRSRFRHLLVDEFQDTNTLQYAWLRLLAGEHTPVFAVGDDDQSIYGWRGARIENIQFFTRDFPQAITLRLEQNYRSTGTILQAANGLIEHNAGRLGKQLWTAGNQGDPIDLYTAYNEIDEADFVAARIEEWVDSGRRRDEVAILYRSNAQSRVFESTFNQRNIPYRVYGGQRFFERAEIKDALAYLRLAMNPDDDTSLERVINQPPRGIGDRTVALVRERAREKQQSLWQAIHELLEHDGLPTRTENALRGLVQIIGDLDSVRGEAVTLAEQVDQVIEVSTLRAHFQKEKGEKAQARVENLDELVSAAQGFRPDEMETEMEPLAGFLAHASLEAGEGQGAAWDDCVQMMTLHSAKGLEFPLVFICGLEEGLFPHMSAVEETGRLEEERRLCYVGVTRAREKLVLSWAEVRRLHGRENYNLASKFIGEIPDELLRDIRPRVTVRPYPSAPAAAGPATGMKRGATNETGFQLGQRVRHPKFGEGVVLGYEGAGRHARVQVGFTEAGDKWLVLEYANLQTL
- a CDS encoding 2-oxoglutarate dehydrogenase E1 component, with translation MQGLWATSFFDGGNASYIDELYERYLENPEQVPEKWRAWFDTLPKVDGIEADTPHSKIRQRFVELTRTPAATVPGRKRSDLDHELKQVRVLQLINAWRFLGHRAADIDPLELVPRTPPPELNLAEYELSEADLDTVFNTGSLAGPDQATLREIQTILRETYGGHLGTEYMHIAETEEKRWIQDRLEGSRSHAELDDDTRLNLLERLTAAEGLEHYLHTRYVGQKRFSLEGSESLIPLLEELVQRSGSQGVKELVIGMAHRGRLNVLVNVLGKNPGDLFAEFEGKNNDNSHTGDVKYHMGFSSDVETPGGPLHLVLAFNPSHLEIVGPVVEGSVRARQERRGDRQGDQVLPVVIHGDAALAGQGVVMETLNMSQTRGFSTKGTVHIVINNQIGFTTSVTKDARSTFYCTDIAKMVGAPIFHVNGDDPEAVLFVTRLALDYRMIFNKDVFIDLVCYRRHGHNEADEPLATQPVMYSRIQELPTTRERYSETLSQAGLVDAAEADELADRVRERLEAAECMAPHVYDATGQSREYMANWQRYAGHDWDAPADTAISLDRLHFLAERMLAVPEDFEINPRVAKLLGDRHRMAAGELPADWGFAETLAYASLATQGYNVRLSGQDSGRGTFFHRQAVLHHQGHREAYIPLRHLSEKQGNFLIIDSLLSEEAVLAFEYGFATADPETLVIWEAQFGDFANGAQVVIDQFISSGEQKWNRLCGLTLFLPHGYEGQGPEHSSGRLERYLQLCAQQNMQVCVPTTPAQMFHLLRRQIIRPYRKPLIVMTPKSLLRHKLATNTLEDFTHSQFQPVIDDIDPLEPEAVDRILLCTGKIYYDLLERRRADKRADVAIMRVEQLYPFPRELLEAVVARYPNVRRFIWVQEEPLNQGAWYATQHQMRGLLKSGQYLEHVTRPDAASPAVGYFNVHLQQQKAIVEEAFA